The following coding sequences lie in one Megalodesulfovibrio gigas DSM 1382 = ATCC 19364 genomic window:
- the recJ gene encoding single-stranded-DNA-specific exonuclease RecJ, with amino-acid sequence MMPPVAPKSWEPRPIVASPDHSGQVEIIAAELSITPALARLLWQRGFTTALAMDRHLSPGLKHLARPADWPMLEQAACAVLSALERRSVLGIWGDYDADGVTATALLTDFFRGRGIAVTPHIPVRMEDGYGVNLPGIERLHAEGIQTLITVDCGISDIAALARARELGMEVIVTDHHLPGAALPPATAICNPRLGGCPCESMGDLAGVGVAFYLAAALNHRLPGPASDIRALLDLVALGTLADVVPLSGINRILCKNGLLLIAEGARPGMAALKEAAGYAATAALTGGSVAFNLAPRINAAGRMGRAQVALDCLLASDKPTAAPLAGQLDDMNRDRRAEEERILQEALTAAAALPQLGLVLCGEGWHEGVIGIVASRVVEAFHKPTVVLSRENGSGRCKGSGRSVPGFDLHKGLTRCAEVLTRFGGHPQAAGMTLDESNLELFRSKFHEAVLEQLGPEPPGPRLHVDGELSFAEVDHLLLRELELLQPFGIGNPEPVFVSPPVEVLSRKTFGQDNRHVRLMLRDKAAGLTLRAKAWRMGERIPASLVGQKVRLAFVPRIDSYGGLPTIELELRDLSPA; translated from the coding sequence ATGATGCCCCCTGTCGCCCCAAAAAGCTGGGAACCGCGCCCCATCGTGGCCAGCCCGGATCATTCCGGCCAAGTGGAGATCATTGCTGCGGAATTGTCCATCACCCCGGCCCTGGCCCGGCTGTTGTGGCAGCGGGGCTTCACCACCGCCCTGGCCATGGATCGTCACCTCTCCCCGGGCCTCAAGCATCTGGCGCGGCCTGCCGACTGGCCCATGCTGGAGCAAGCCGCCTGCGCGGTGCTGTCTGCACTGGAACGGCGCAGTGTCCTGGGCATCTGGGGCGATTACGATGCCGACGGCGTCACCGCCACGGCCCTGCTCACCGACTTTTTCCGCGGCCGCGGCATTGCCGTCACCCCGCACATCCCCGTACGCATGGAAGACGGCTACGGCGTGAACCTCCCAGGCATCGAGCGGCTGCACGCGGAAGGCATCCAGACGCTGATCACCGTGGATTGCGGCATCTCGGACATCGCCGCCCTGGCCCGGGCCCGCGAGCTGGGCATGGAAGTGATCGTCACGGACCATCACCTCCCCGGCGCGGCACTGCCTCCGGCCACGGCCATCTGCAACCCGCGCCTGGGGGGCTGCCCGTGCGAATCCATGGGCGACCTGGCCGGCGTGGGCGTGGCCTTCTACCTGGCAGCGGCCCTCAACCACCGGCTGCCCGGCCCGGCCTCGGACATCCGCGCCCTGCTGGATTTGGTGGCCCTGGGCACCCTGGCGGATGTGGTGCCGCTGTCTGGAATCAACAGAATTCTATGTAAAAATGGGCTGTTGCTGATTGCAGAGGGCGCGCGCCCCGGCATGGCGGCCCTCAAGGAAGCGGCAGGCTATGCCGCCACGGCCGCGCTCACCGGCGGCTCTGTGGCCTTCAATCTGGCGCCGCGCATCAATGCCGCCGGCCGCATGGGTCGGGCGCAGGTGGCCCTGGATTGCCTGCTGGCGTCGGACAAACCCACCGCCGCCCCCCTGGCCGGCCAGCTGGACGACATGAACCGCGACCGCCGCGCCGAGGAGGAACGCATCCTCCAGGAAGCCCTGACCGCCGCCGCCGCCCTGCCTCAGCTGGGCCTGGTGCTCTGCGGCGAAGGCTGGCACGAGGGCGTCATCGGCATTGTGGCGTCACGGGTGGTGGAGGCCTTCCACAAACCCACGGTGGTGCTCTCCCGGGAAAACGGCAGCGGCCGCTGCAAGGGATCTGGCCGGTCGGTGCCGGGCTTCGATCTCCACAAGGGCCTGACCCGCTGCGCCGAGGTGCTGACCCGCTTTGGCGGACATCCCCAGGCCGCGGGCATGACGCTGGATGAATCCAATCTGGAGCTGTTCCGCAGCAAATTTCACGAGGCCGTGCTGGAGCAACTGGGGCCTGAACCTCCTGGCCCACGGCTGCACGTGGACGGCGAGCTTTCCTTTGCCGAGGTGGATCATCTGTTGCTGCGGGAACTTGAGCTGCTGCAACCCTTCGGTATTGGCAACCCCGAGCCGGTGTTCGTCTCCCCGCCGGTGGAAGTGCTCTCCCGCAAGACCTTCGGCCAGGATAATCGCCACGTACGGCTCATGCTGCGGGACAAGGCCGCCGGCCTGACCCTGCGCGCCAAGGCGTGGCGCATGGGCGAACGCATCCCAGCCTCCCTGGTGGGGCAAAAAGTACGCCTGGCCTTTGTGCCCCGCATCGACAGCTACGGCGGCCTGCCCACCATCGAGCTCGAACTCAGGGACCTAAGCCCGGCCTAG
- a CDS encoding STAS domain-containing protein — translation MPQLSPPYIIEQSGNTLRLVFTGDISLKVTPQLKKDVEAALARSEFTAVEVELSQTTFMDSTGISVLVILHKRSRDKGAVMRLVRPSTQVRRILDLVQLASYFEIVG, via the coding sequence ATGCCCCAACTATCTCCCCCGTATATCATCGAGCAGAGCGGCAACACGCTGCGCCTTGTCTTTACTGGCGACATCAGCCTCAAGGTCACCCCGCAGCTGAAGAAAGACGTGGAAGCCGCCCTGGCCCGCAGCGAATTCACCGCCGTGGAAGTGGAGTTGTCCCAAACCACATTCATGGACTCCACCGGCATCAGCGTGCTGGTCATCCTGCACAAACGCAGCCGGGACAAGGGCGCCGTCATGCGGCTGGTGCGGCCCAGCACCCAGGTGCGCCGGATCCTCGACCTGGTGCAGTTGGCAAGCTATTTTGAGATTGTCGGATAA
- a CDS encoding isoamylase early set domain-containing protein, giving the protein MALTKKFLKSKPVCKVTFKVSAALANGAAALFLAGDFNAWDTSSIPMKKNKAGDFSATVDLKTGTAYQFKYLAKTGEDARWFNDDAPDRLEPSPYSGAENSVVTA; this is encoded by the coding sequence ATGGCCCTGACCAAGAAGTTTCTCAAAAGCAAGCCGGTGTGCAAAGTCACCTTCAAAGTTTCCGCAGCGCTCGCCAACGGCGCCGCGGCGCTGTTTCTGGCCGGCGACTTCAACGCGTGGGACACCTCCTCCATCCCCATGAAGAAGAACAAGGCCGGCGACTTTTCCGCCACGGTGGATCTTAAAACCGGCACCGCGTACCAGTTCAAATATCTGGCAAAAACAGGCGAGGATGCGCGTTGGTTCAACGACGACGCCCCGGACCGCCTGGAACCGAGCCCGTATTCCGGCGCAGAAAACTCGGTGGTGACGGCATAG
- a CDS encoding helix-turn-helix domain-containing protein: MDGETTRTTFTLLEAAALLQVHPETLRRAIKAEELLAAKIGKEYRISKTDLEAYWIAKGGGALFDDSPRPQGPALRQGQK, from the coding sequence ATGGACGGCGAGACGACACGCACCACCTTCACCTTGCTGGAAGCAGCGGCGCTGCTGCAAGTGCATCCGGAAACATTGCGTCGCGCCATCAAGGCTGAGGAGCTCCTGGCTGCCAAGATTGGTAAGGAATATCGTATTTCCAAAACCGATTTGGAAGCGTACTGGATTGCGAAAGGTGGGGGCGCGTTGTTTGACGACTCCCCGAGGCCTCAGGGGCCTGCCCTCAGGCAAGGACAGAAATGA
- a CDS encoding ATP-binding protein, giving the protein MSSPAFPPAPSLTHLVPDRRTGYTPPLGLITRASLSDVREQAALFTDPLIRTLMDSVTNLVLILNRHRQILFANRQMLDMLHLEAADAILGVRPGELFQCEHARSATHGCGTSEACTQCGALKVILAGLDGVRGVEECRITRRNDELVEAFDLKVCGSPFEHKGDAFVVFAIMDISHEKRRRALERIFFHDILNTVGSLRNLVELACEQSAPAAQEELQLVQQFFQGMVDEIQAQKLLLDAENDELQAQMQWLHSREVMLATISSMRGNDAARGRTIELDAQSVSCPFKSDNTLLRRVLSNMLKNALEAEEEGAVIRMGSTVDPNDPERIVFWVHNPSVIPRTAALQIFQRSFTTKGAGRGLGTYSIKLLTERYLKGRASFVSWEGAGTTFTIRLPLEAMCH; this is encoded by the coding sequence ATGTCCAGCCCCGCATTTCCTCCAGCGCCGTCACTGACGCATCTTGTTCCCGACCGTCGCACCGGGTACACGCCGCCGCTGGGGCTGATTACCCGGGCCAGTCTGTCGGACGTGCGGGAGCAGGCGGCGTTGTTCACCGACCCCCTCATCCGCACCCTGATGGATTCGGTGACGAATCTGGTGCTCATCCTCAATCGGCACCGGCAGATTCTCTTTGCCAACCGGCAGATGCTGGACATGCTGCACCTTGAAGCGGCAGACGCCATCCTCGGCGTGCGCCCTGGCGAACTGTTCCAGTGCGAGCATGCCCGGTCTGCCACGCATGGCTGCGGCACCAGCGAGGCCTGCACCCAGTGCGGCGCGCTCAAGGTCATTCTGGCTGGGCTGGACGGCGTGCGCGGGGTGGAGGAGTGCCGCATCACCCGCCGCAACGACGAGCTGGTGGAAGCCTTTGATCTCAAGGTCTGCGGCTCGCCGTTCGAGCACAAGGGCGACGCGTTTGTGGTGTTCGCCATCATGGACATCAGCCACGAAAAGCGCCGCCGTGCTCTGGAGCGCATCTTTTTTCACGACATCCTGAACACCGTGGGCAGCCTGCGCAACCTGGTGGAACTGGCCTGCGAGCAGTCTGCCCCGGCAGCGCAGGAAGAACTGCAGCTGGTGCAACAGTTCTTTCAGGGGATGGTGGACGAAATCCAGGCCCAGAAACTGTTGCTGGATGCGGAAAACGACGAGTTGCAGGCGCAGATGCAGTGGCTGCACAGCCGTGAAGTGATGCTGGCCACCATCTCTTCCATGCGTGGGAACGATGCGGCGCGTGGCCGGACCATTGAGCTGGACGCGCAATCCGTCTCCTGCCCGTTCAAAAGTGACAACACCTTGCTGCGGCGGGTGCTCTCCAACATGCTCAAGAACGCCCTGGAAGCGGAAGAGGAAGGGGCGGTCATCCGCATGGGATCGACCGTGGATCCGAACGATCCTGAACGGATTGTGTTCTGGGTGCATAACCCGTCCGTCATTCCTCGCACGGCGGCGCTGCAGATCTTCCAGCGGTCCTTCACCACCAAGGGAGCCGGTCGGGGGCTGGGCACGTATTCCATCAAGCTGCTCACCGAACGCTACCTCAAGGGGCGGGCCAGTTTTGTCTCTTGGGAAGGCGCAGGCACCACCTTCACCATTCGGTTGCCGTTGGAAGCCATGTGTCATTAA
- a CDS encoding substrate-binding periplasmic protein → MALLRCLLLLFMLLAVAGVASAQAQGVITLAADEWCPYNCVPGSAAPGYMVELARKAFEPLGVEVRYEVLNWARAVSDARSGAFTGVIGAIEADAEGFVFPGVAQGMDDSHFFIRKGYAWKFAGVDSLRTQRVGIIRDYSYGEALDAYFQELGEGDHVQIASGDNGAETNLKKLLAERIDVVIANPYVFEHLIKEVGVQAQVESVGPQGDPTPLYIAFSPAEPRAAEYAERLAAVTQAMRASGELAALLAKYGLHDWE, encoded by the coding sequence ATGGCCCTTCTGCGCTGCCTGCTGTTGCTGTTCATGTTGCTGGCCGTCGCTGGCGTTGCGTCGGCCCAGGCCCAGGGCGTCATCACCCTGGCTGCAGACGAATGGTGCCCATACAACTGTGTTCCCGGCAGCGCCGCGCCGGGGTACATGGTGGAGCTTGCCCGCAAGGCGTTTGAGCCCCTGGGCGTTGAGGTCCGCTATGAAGTGCTCAACTGGGCGCGCGCCGTGTCGGATGCGCGGTCCGGGGCGTTCACCGGCGTCATCGGCGCCATTGAGGCGGATGCCGAGGGGTTCGTCTTTCCTGGCGTTGCCCAGGGCATGGACGACTCGCACTTCTTCATCCGCAAAGGCTATGCCTGGAAGTTCGCCGGGGTGGATTCCCTGCGCACCCAGCGGGTGGGCATCATCCGTGATTATTCATACGGCGAGGCCCTGGACGCCTACTTCCAGGAGCTTGGCGAGGGCGACCACGTGCAGATCGCGTCCGGGGACAATGGCGCGGAAACCAACCTCAAAAAGCTGCTGGCGGAGCGCATTGACGTGGTCATCGCCAATCCGTACGTGTTCGAGCACCTGATCAAGGAAGTGGGGGTGCAGGCTCAGGTGGAGTCCGTCGGGCCGCAAGGCGACCCTACCCCCCTGTACATCGCCTTCTCGCCGGCTGAGCCCAGAGCCGCGGAATATGCCGAACGGCTGGCCGCCGTCACGCAGGCCATGCGCGCCTCTGGCGAACTGGCCGCCTTGCTGGCCAAGTACGGTCTGCATGACTGGGAATAA
- a CDS encoding M14 family metallopeptidase produces the protein MRLAAIVCLLVSAVVSLASAAPLGPLDYTMHRMGSGSGPTLLVVGGIQGDEPGGFTAASLLTTRYRFTKGNVWVAPNLSFPSIVLSTRGFHGDMNRKFAFLSPDDPDYKTIMSIKDAILAPEVGLVLNLHDGSGFYRPTAINSMLNPARWGQSVIIDQEELDNCPAHNHLSNLGGLARHVAAQVNSRLLNALHVYHVKNTETRLGDREMEKTLTYFAITHGKPAFGVEASKDLPPAQRTYYHLLALEAFMRHMGIEFSRDFDITPLDVERVINENLSLALYDNRIFLDLENIRSQLNYFPLKKDADMPFAASSPLVTVLGAGEEYTVYHGNKVLTRLRPEYFEYDHTLQAVPMRIDGQAHVVGIGQMVGVRESFQVDPVPGMRVNVIGYSSPSSAKESEDGVLLKKADIQSRFSVDEQGAVYRVEFYKGSKFAGMVLVNFRGRPAAPPVICTARVLSSPTSAGR, from the coding sequence ATGCGCCTTGCGGCGATTGTTTGTCTGCTCGTGTCGGCTGTTGTTTCCTTGGCCTCGGCCGCGCCGCTTGGTCCGCTGGATTACACCATGCACCGCATGGGCTCGGGCAGTGGCCCCACCTTGCTGGTGGTGGGGGGCATTCAGGGCGACGAGCCCGGCGGCTTTACCGCAGCCTCCCTGCTCACCACACGCTATCGCTTCACCAAGGGCAATGTCTGGGTGGCCCCGAACCTGAGCTTCCCCAGCATCGTCCTTTCCACTCGCGGGTTTCATGGCGACATGAACCGCAAGTTCGCCTTTTTGTCGCCTGATGACCCGGATTACAAAACCATCATGTCCATCAAGGATGCCATCCTGGCGCCCGAGGTGGGGTTGGTGCTCAACCTGCACGACGGCAGCGGGTTCTATCGTCCCACGGCCATCAACAGCATGCTCAACCCCGCCCGCTGGGGGCAGAGCGTGATCATTGACCAGGAAGAGCTGGACAACTGCCCCGCTCACAACCATCTGAGCAACCTGGGTGGCCTGGCCCGGCATGTGGCGGCGCAGGTCAACAGCAGGCTGCTCAATGCGCTGCATGTGTACCACGTGAAGAACACGGAAACCCGGCTGGGCGATCGGGAGATGGAAAAAACCCTCACCTATTTCGCCATCACCCACGGCAAGCCGGCCTTCGGCGTGGAAGCCAGCAAGGATTTGCCTCCTGCCCAGCGCACATACTATCACCTGCTGGCCCTGGAAGCCTTCATGCGCCACATGGGCATCGAGTTTTCCAGAGATTTCGACATCACCCCCCTGGATGTGGAGCGGGTGATCAACGAAAATCTGAGCCTGGCCCTTTATGACAATCGCATCTTTTTGGATCTGGAAAATATCCGCAGCCAGCTCAATTATTTCCCCCTGAAGAAGGACGCGGACATGCCCTTTGCCGCCTCCAGCCCCCTGGTGACTGTGCTGGGCGCAGGCGAGGAATACACGGTGTACCACGGCAACAAGGTCCTTACCCGACTGCGGCCGGAGTATTTCGAGTATGACCACACCCTGCAGGCCGTGCCCATGCGCATCGACGGGCAGGCGCATGTGGTTGGCATTGGGCAGATGGTGGGCGTGCGGGAATCGTTCCAGGTGGATCCCGTGCCGGGCATGCGCGTGAATGTGATCGGCTACAGCTCCCCCTCCTCGGCCAAGGAAAGCGAAGACGGTGTGCTGCTGAAAAAGGCCGATATCCAGTCCCGTTTTTCCGTGGACGAGCAGGGTGCCGTGTATCGGGTGGAATTCTACAAGGGCTCGAAGTTTGCCGGCATGGTTCTGGTGAATTTCCGTGGCCGACCCGCCGCGCCGCCGGTCATCTGCACCGCGCGCGTCCTTTCGTCTCCCACCAGCGCCGGCAGGTAG
- a CDS encoding transposase, whose protein sequence is MVAASVVESARRAPLTAYERLRNRLISSVRCGVERVFGTWKRGYGLARARYLGLKKVCAEPYLVEMAFNLKKAVL, encoded by the coding sequence GTGGTCGCCGCCTCGGTGGTCGAATCTGCCCGCCGCGCGCCCCTGACGGCCTATGAACGACTGCGCAACCGGCTCATCAGCAGCGTGCGCTGCGGTGTGGAGCGGGTGTTCGGGACCTGGAAGCGCGGCTACGGCTTGGCCAGGGCGCGCTATCTGGGCCTGAAAAAGGTCTGCGCCGAGCCGTATCTGGTGGAGATGGCCTTCAATTTGAAGAAAGCCGTGCTGTGA
- a CDS encoding type II toxin-antitoxin system RelE/ParE family toxin, whose amino-acid sequence MIKSFRCKETEALFLREPSRRLPGDIVAAARRKLAMLHAASFVEDLCIPPGNRLEQLKGNRAGQHSIRINSQWRICFVWRDGHAYDVEIVDYH is encoded by the coding sequence ATGATCAAGTCCTTCAGATGCAAAGAAACCGAAGCGCTGTTTCTTCGTGAGCCTTCCCGAAGGTTGCCGGGTGACATTGTGGCCGCAGCCCGCCGCAAGCTGGCAATGCTGCATGCCGCGAGCTTCGTTGAAGACCTGTGCATTCCGCCAGGCAACCGCCTGGAGCAACTGAAGGGGAATCGCGCCGGCCAGCATAGCATCCGCATCAACAGCCAATGGCGGATATGCTTTGTCTGGCGCGATGGGCACGCATACGATGTAGAGATTGTGGATTACCACTAG
- a CDS encoding HigA family addiction module antitoxin, which yields MSHKLPPIHPGEILLEEFMNPMELSQSALAIALRIPNQRVHDIVHRRRGITLDTAARLARFFGTSATFWLNLQTQYDLEMAEDEGLFARLEEDIRPHAAISEKTRKMESHA from the coding sequence ATGTCGCACAAGCTCCCCCCCATCCATCCGGGTGAAATCCTTCTGGAAGAGTTCATGAACCCCATGGAGCTTTCCCAAAGTGCACTGGCCATTGCCCTGCGCATTCCGAACCAGCGGGTGCATGATATCGTGCACCGTCGCCGGGGCATTACCCTGGACACGGCGGCCCGCTTGGCGCGTTTTTTTGGAACAAGCGCCACCTTCTGGCTGAACCTGCAGACGCAATACGATCTTGAGATGGCCGAAGATGAGGGGCTTTTTGCGCGCCTGGAAGAAGATATTCGCCCCCACGCCGCCATTTCCGAAAAAACGAGAAAGATGGAGAGCCATGCATAG
- a CDS encoding sigma-54-dependent transcriptional regulator, whose amino-acid sequence MQHAIVVFSDDEHFARMLGGHAAWHCRVLPTSALGKPMQYAAGTLFIVDDADFLPDQSIAFLEQLKFQHEVIMLGTEFSDFFLEAALRRGVRYFIAKPSPDGQLVCTIRVALKEGVLRNEHAAPTEQDELSHIKGLSRSVMQLRNQASVLGASDIPVLITGESGTGKEVTAREFHRLSRRSQSSFVPVNCATLGSLAESELFGHTRGAFTHAVRSTQGYIGAAQGGTLLLDEVGELGLPVQTKLLRFLDSGEYSRVGESGVRQADVRIIAATNQDLWAMNREGTFRKDLLFRLAGAVIRIPPLREHLEDVPVLSEFFLYNMGRVKKQTYQLTPSAMTWLQRYYWPGNVRQLRQLLFLVAEKTVNRCIEAGDIIQELHAWEVASHNNISTYRDAKLATLRNFELQYFSSVLSISRGSLKKSLAITGMHKKNYYAKLQELGLCKKRAAN is encoded by the coding sequence ATGCAACACGCCATCGTTGTGTTTTCTGATGATGAACATTTTGCCCGAATGCTTGGTGGGCATGCCGCATGGCATTGCAGGGTTCTGCCCACCAGTGCCTTGGGAAAACCAATGCAATATGCGGCAGGCACCCTGTTCATTGTGGATGACGCAGATTTTCTGCCCGACCAAAGCATTGCTTTTTTGGAGCAGCTCAAATTCCAGCATGAGGTGATCATGCTGGGCACAGAATTTTCCGATTTCTTTCTGGAAGCCGCCTTGCGGCGCGGAGTTCGGTACTTCATTGCCAAACCGTCGCCCGACGGGCAACTTGTGTGCACCATTCGCGTTGCGCTCAAGGAAGGCGTGCTGCGCAATGAGCACGCTGCACCCACGGAGCAGGACGAACTCAGCCATATCAAGGGCCTCTCGCGATCCGTGATGCAGTTGCGCAATCAGGCCTCTGTGCTGGGGGCTTCCGACATCCCCGTGCTCATCACGGGCGAAAGCGGCACGGGCAAGGAAGTGACTGCCCGGGAGTTCCACCGCCTGAGCCGTCGGAGCCAGAGCAGTTTTGTGCCCGTCAACTGCGCCACGCTCGGCTCGCTGGCCGAAAGCGAGTTGTTTGGCCACACGCGCGGTGCCTTCACGCATGCGGTGCGGAGCACGCAGGGCTATATTGGCGCTGCCCAGGGTGGCACGCTGCTGTTGGATGAAGTCGGTGAATTGGGCTTGCCAGTGCAGACGAAGCTGCTGCGCTTCCTGGACTCTGGGGAATACAGCAGAGTCGGCGAGTCCGGTGTCCGGCAGGCGGATGTGCGCATCATCGCGGCCACGAATCAAGATCTCTGGGCCATGAACCGTGAGGGAACCTTCCGCAAAGATCTCCTGTTCCGCCTGGCCGGGGCAGTGATTCGGATCCCGCCGCTGCGCGAACATTTGGAAGACGTGCCGGTGCTGTCAGAATTCTTTCTTTACAACATGGGGCGGGTGAAAAAGCAGACATATCAGCTGACGCCGAGCGCAATGACCTGGCTGCAACGCTACTACTGGCCCGGCAATGTCCGGCAGCTGCGCCAGCTTCTGTTCCTTGTTGCAGAAAAAACAGTAAACAGATGTATTGAGGCCGGGGACATTATCCAGGAACTGCATGCCTGGGAAGTTGCAAGTCACAACAATATCTCCACCTATCGTGATGCAAAATTGGCCACGCTCAGAAACTTCGAGTTGCAGTACTTCTCATCCGTCCTGAGCATTTCCCGCGGCAGCTTGAAGAAGTCCCTGGCCATCACAGGGATGCACAAGAAAAATTATTACGCCAAGCTGCAGGAGCTGGGATTGTGCAAGAAAAGGGCGGCCAACTGA